In Aegilops tauschii subsp. strangulata cultivar AL8/78 chromosome 3, Aet v6.0, whole genome shotgun sequence, one genomic interval encodes:
- the LOC109739023 gene encoding translation machinery-associated protein 22: MAAEKPAPAKVLYCGVCGLPAEYCEFGPDFERCKPWLRAHAPGVYPDELVASSSGGDDKDVGKVGERLQGVSISTADGSTSAGGASASSKTEEVKRLPGGKLKKKDKQEVIIEKIVRNKRKCVTVVKGLDLFGVKLSDASKKLGKKFATGASVVKGPTEKEQIDVQGDISYDVVDFITATWPDVPESAVYFIEDGRKVAAA; this comes from the exons atggcggcggagaagccggcccCGGCGAAGGTGCTCTACTGCGGCGTGTGCGGCCTCCCCGCGGAGTACTGCGAGTTCGGCCCCGACTTCGAGCGCTGCAAGCCGTGGCTCCGCGCCCACGCGCCCGGCGTCTACCCCGACGAgctcgtggcctcctcctccg GCGGCGACGATAAGGACGTGGGCAAGGTCGGCGAGCGCCTCCAGGGCGTCAGCATCTCCACCGCCGACGGCTCCACAAGCGCAG GGGGTGCTTCGGCATCTTCTAAGACTGAAGAGGTGAAGCGACTGCCGGGCGGTAAGCTCAAGAAAAAG GACAAGCAAGAGGTTATTATTGAGAAGATTGTCCGCAACAAGCGCAAGTGTGTTACTGTGGTGAAAGGCCTGGATTTGTTTG GTGTAAAGCTGAGTGATGCTTCAAAGAAGCTTGGAAAGAAGTTTGCTACTGGAGCTTCGGTTGTCAAG GGCCCAACTGAGAAGGAGCAAATTGATGTCCAAGGAGACATATCATATGATGTTGTGGACTTCATTACAGCTACATGGCCTGAT GTTCCTGAATCTGCCGTATATTTCATAGAAGATGGAAGGAAGGTTGCTGCTGCTTGA